The genomic segment TTGATGAAGGATTATAACAATCTTATACAGGATTTACTGCAACCCACATTCGTAAttattatatagaaataattaaCGTTTTCTTaggaaaaactatattattatcatcatgcACCTCTTGTAATTTCAGAACAAAACTGTGGTTACTAATTGCTTGACAGTCTTGTTTTTGTTAACAAGTCCAGAATCTCTTGACAGTTTATATTAGTTTAGCtcatatgaaattaataaagtCTTGCTAGAATGAGATATTTCTAGTAAGGGGAGAGCCGATTAGGGCAGGCGAGTAAAGAAATTTCAAttcccttttgattttattgtgaGACTTCCAAATAATGGAAGCGAAATTGTTCAACTGACATTatttcctttcccttttcccGTTGTATCTTTTAGATTGCCAAATAGTTACTGTTGGTTAGTCTCTCCAAGAAATCAATTGATTTCTCTCAAAAACATTATCATGGAAAAGGAAGATACGAAGTTGATGAAGCTTGAAAAAATGGACAAGGATGACTACCCTGAAGAACTCAGAGAGCAAGGAGCAGCAGCTCTACTTCTTTCCTGTCTACTGCACACAAGGCTTAGCTGCAAAACTGCTTTGGCTTTGGATAAAGTGAAAAGCAATATCCTTGGTGGTGGAAGGAGGAACCAGAATTCACACTCCAGCAGAAGGCGTCCAAGAGTTTCTCCAACTCAAAATCCTGGAGCTGCGGTCAGAAGAAACCATTTTGATGATCAACAAGGTGATCAAGACAACAGTAATGCTGCTGCTAGAAACTTGCCAGGAGAGCCACCACTACGAAGCCTAGAAGTAGCTCTCAGGCTCATTGAAAACTACGACCCCCATGAAGTCCCCTCAATTCCAGGTTTAAATGGGATAATTGGAAGATGCAGCAAGCCTTTTGAAAAGCAGTTGACAGAGAGTGATTTGAGGGATGATCAAAGCAGGCTGTCAATTAACAAAGCAGATGCACAAAAGTACCTCTACCCATTGCTGAATGAAGATGAGAATCTTGCTGAAGGAATCAACGTGACCACTTATGACCCTAATGGCAAGGAATTCGAGATGGTATTCAAGATCTGGGTGTCCAAGATTCATGTCCTCATTGGAGGGTGGAAAGCATTCTTTCATGAGCATCAGTTGAGGAAAGACCAAGACTTTGTTACTCTGTGGATGTTTCGAAGACTAGATACAGAAAAGCTTTGCTTTGTGATCAATTGGAGGAGATTGCCAGGTGTCACCACACCgattaaaaggaaaagggtcAGGATGAATAAGTCCATGGATCAATTGCCTTGCTGACCAGGGCCGGAACTAGGAGGGGTTTGCAGGGCAGGAgccctgaattttttttccagctttTCTCCTTCAATAAactatacttttatttttcttaatttttttttagcatttttctccttaatttagcctttttaaactaaaatccCTAGCTCCCCCACCGTTGCCGACATTCTGGCAAGTTGGATTGCTGGATCGATTTTGTTAAGTGAAGTGAATTCTTTAGTTTATTAGTGTAAAAAACAGCTGAGGTTTTTTTAGTTACTCTACTATTTGGTATTTGGCATTGAAACATAGTACAAGTTAGTTGGTAGTATAGTTAATGTAGTTAGAgtactaaaaaatttattaaaactgcTTGGTATATAATTCTCTCttatgtttatttaatattttgatacattatattttagaatataatttatattattttttaatatacatattaAATGAAAGTTCTTTAAACTTAAAACTTGCACAAATCTACAATataatatgtttaatttttatcaaataaataaaaataataatattcaaacTCGTAACTGCTTCATCATTAAAgctctgatatttttttaaagaatcaattcaactcAATATCTTAAGCCGTTAAGTAAGGTattataatatgatttatattattttttaaaagtatattttatttaaaaatatattaaaataattattatttattcacatcaaaatcattaaaaaatacttttaaaaaacattaatttaatgtttttttaaatcaacttatttttttaaaaatattaatttatttttaaaaaacatcaaaaaaataaaaataaaaataaccgtACTTTCAAACAGAATCTCGACCTCTATTGTTGATGGATTCTCATCTACCTCTATGCCAATGATTCTTGTTGACGATGTATATCACTTGTTAAAGAGAGGGGCTTTTAATAGctgattcttttatttatttatttatttatttattataatcctTGTAAAACAATATCAACCATATGGGTTACTTATTGTATGAAGATTTTACtcgaaaataaatataaaaaaaactatagtaaCGAAGAAATGATCAAAACTTGCATTAATCAGAATTTCTTGTGAAAGTATCATTAGTAGTTCGATGGCTCAgtgtttctttctcttttgcaaaAAGCAAGCAGtgagagtttttattttcaattcgattttgttcttattaaaaaaattaattaaattattatttttaactaaaattggattaaaccgaccggttttggttcagttttttagaataaaaaccggttcaaaccgatttgactgggttttatttttgttttttttgtttgggtttggtttgattcagtttttttggtttcaatcttataaaatcaaaaccaaaccggtcagtttttttttaaattttaatcagtttaattgattttttttacagtttgattctttttaattattttttaatttaattaatttttaaatttttttgttcacccTAGCAATCATTGAATTCATGTCCAAGCCGTGTCTTCAGTTTTCAGACACTCGAAATGGGTCACCTCTAGACATTGCTACATTTGGATACATGCTGTCTTTATTACAAGCTAATGTCTTGTCcattttaataattagtttatatggaaataaaattgtttttcttaagaTAAGAGATCATTCAAattccattaaaataaaataattttctagtataatttatccttttcttattaaaatattattttcaacaataaaaagGATTTTTTGAGCTATATTCATTATTTGATAAAGactgagataaaaaaaatatctttaattaaaatccATCTTCTTATTAatacactctttttttttaaaaaatatctttaattaaaatccATCTTCTTATTAatacactctttttttttttaccacttttctctagatatatatatttttttaaataacaacttATCACAATTCCAGaagcaagttttaatttttttttaaataatgttttgatagttttaaaatgaatatattaaaaaatatataaagctaATATGCTACTTGGGCATTGCTGAAgaaaatgttttagaatttatttattatttaattagatgatagtaaaaataaatatttataaaaagataatcatttaagaagaaaaaatctcgAAGATATGCACAAAATGTTTATaatctcattttaaaaataaagtaaaaattaaataatatttaataaaaaaattaaatatatttttaatttttttaatttttcatgagatttaattaaaatttaagaaaaggttttaaaaaaatatcataaagacttttataaaaatagataaggCATTTGACACTAGAAAGCTAGGTGTGTGTAATTGgccatcattaaaaaaaaaaaaaacaaaacaaa from the Populus nigra chromosome 1, ddPopNigr1.1, whole genome shotgun sequence genome contains:
- the LOC133689953 gene encoding uncharacterized protein LOC133689953; the encoded protein is MEKEDTKLMKLEKMDKDDYPEELREQGAAALLLSCLLHTRLSCKTALALDKVKSNILGGGRRNQNSHSSRRRPRVSPTQNPGAAVRRNHFDDQQGDQDNSNAAARNLPGEPPLRSLEVALRLIENYDPHEVPSIPGLNGIIGRCSKPFEKQLTESDLRDDQSRLSINKADAQKYLYPLLNEDENLAEGINVTTYDPNGKEFEMVFKIWVSKIHVLIGGWKAFFHEHQLRKDQDFVTLWMFRRLDTEKLCFVINWRRLPGVTTPIKRKRVRMNKSMDQLPC